CTTCCCAGAAAAGCAATTGTCTTAAGACGGCCCTTTCTAGAAATCTCATCAGATAAACAGGAAATATGAGCCACCAGAAAAGAGACTGAAAGTCCACACCGCACTCAGATAGACTTTCATCTGTTCTTCCAAGAACAGCTCTAAAGGAGTACCTAAGAGACTTTATCTGTTTAATAAGACAATCTTTGTTCATAGTGCAGTTCTACCCTTCACTTTCCCATAATTTATCACCCTTCCATTCAGCTTCCAAAGAGACTCATTTGCAAACTATTGTCTACTCTTCGGGgccaattccttaaaaaaaatttaaaactcctcAAAATTGCCTACATTTTCGCTATGTCCCTCTCCCCTATGAAGAAGGCATATGAATTTCAACTAGTCTTTCTTTGAGTCTCATAATTTGTGTGGTTGCCATGATTATGCACAATAacaaatttgtatgcctttttctcctgttaatctgtctatTGTCAGTTCATTTCAGAAGATCTGAACCTtcagagggagaggaaaaaattGTCTGACCCATACCAATTCAGATGTTTTGACTATTTTTCAGCTAGGTTGTTGGTTTTCTTACGGTTGAGGttttttgagttccttgtatattttggataatattcctttatcagatatatcttttgcaaatatcttttctcaGTCtcgtctttttattctcttaatagtATCTGttgcagagcagaagtttttaattttaatgaagttccacttatcaacatttttctttcatggattgtgcttttggtattatatctaaaaaatcattgccaaactCAAggttgcctagattttctcctgggttattttctagaatttttatagttttgcattttgcatTAGGTCTATGGTCCATTTTGAATTCATATTTGTGAAAGGTGGAAAGTCTAGGTCTATGAAAAGGTATGAAGTCTAGATCTAtggaaacatttaattttttttttgcatgtggacatGCAGTTCTACtagtatttgttgaaaagacaattaaaaattgatcctttgtcaaaggtcagttcactatatttgtgtgggtctatcTGGGCTTTCTACTCAGTTCCATTgacctatttgtctatttttcaccagtaccacactgtctgtattactgtagttttatagtaagttttgaagttGGGTCATGTCAGTCTtgactttgctcttcttttttaacattttgttgacTATTCTGGATCTTTTACCTTTAGATAAACTTCAGAGACAGTTTGTCACTACCACAAAATAATATGCTAGAATATTGATTGGGATTGtgctgaatctatagatcaagttgaAAGGAACTGACATCTTAACATATTGAGTCTTCCTACTCATGTACATGGAATATCTAtgcttcttcaatttctttcattagagtTTTAAATGTTTCCTCATACCAATTTTACATAATGTATTAGATTTATACctgagtatttcattttctttggtgcaatataaatgatattgtgttttaaatatcaaattgcaattgttcattgctagtgtataaGTAAGGaactaattttgtatattaatcttgtatcctgcaaccttgctataaACAGACATCATATTTATTCTGAAGACATTTGGAACCATAAAAGCGTGGAACAAGAGTGTCATACTATTATATCTTGCTCAAGAAAGAGTAATCTGGAAGTTATGTGTAGAATGGattggaaggagaaaaaaaaacaagaaaaggagtCCATGGGGGAGGCTTTTATGTGAGCCCTCCATGAGACAATGAGTTTCTGAATAAGGGTGTTGCAGTACCAGTGAAAAGGTAAAAACAGATTTAACAGGCAAATACCTTAAATTTGTCTTTCTCCTTCAGTCTTACAGGTCTTTTCATACACAGTTACCTCTTTGGGAGGCCCTTAACACTCTCTTTATCTAACTTCTAATTATTCCTCAAAATTAAGTTCAGGTATTGTGCCTTCCAGTGATCCTTCCCCTCTACTATCTTCCCTTAGTCTCCTGTAGTGTCCTCTATCACACTGTAAGtgctatttatattaatataatctaCTTGTCTATATACTTACCTGCCTATCTCTAGTCTCTTTCATTAAATCATAAGCTCCTGAATTTTTGTAGCTCAGTACCTGGCCCAGTAAGTATATGCATAAATGAATAATTCATTCACATCTGTTGTAAGAACTCACAACATTACCAAGTATGTGGCAGGTATTGTATCAgatttatgtaatatattttctcttatgaaaCAGAATTCATaaagcttcaaaaaaaaaaaaactgaagcctCAGATAAGACAGGAAGCACTCAACCCACATCAGGAAGTGATCAGTTCCTCAAAACTGTGAGTTTTCAGTCATGTTGTTTCTTTAAGTGGGCTTACCCTTCCTGTATACACATGATAATGACACTGTTTTAAAGAACAGGTATGAGAGCCTAAGAGTTTAATCCATCCGAACTCTGCACAAGAAGTTAATCTGCCAAGGCTTAGGATTCTCTTTCTGAAAGCTCAGAatatttcttccccttccctacACACACAGTGCTGGAAGCGTTAAAGAAGAAAGGCAGACAGCAGCCTCTGAGCTTCGGACTAATCACAGCCTCTGTTCTCAGCAGAAGCCCCAACACTGAGACAAGGTAAGAAAGGAGGCCTTGGGGCTGGAGTGAGTAGAGCAATAAAGATGGCTTGGAGGTAGTGGTCAGATAGAGGGTAAATATTTcaggagggaaaagggaagaaactGTTTCTGGTATAAGAGCCATCAAATGCATGAGTACAGGTGAAAGAAAATGGGATATGCCAATCAAAGGGGAAGGTCATATTTCTCTTTCCTGGGCTTCAGGTTCTTCATAGAATTATGAGACTCTGAAAAAGAAGATGGTTTTTAAAAGGGAGCTATAAAAtcttaaaaggcaaaagaaaaatctaaatagttaTGATTAcaaattttactgttttttctaCTATAATTATCTTCTCTCTTTCTACACAGGAAAGATGGTGCAACACTTTCCCCTTCTTTTATTGCTGCTGGTTCTATGGGGACAAGTGTGTCCACTTCATGCTATACCTAAGAATCTCACCAAGGCTCAATGGTTTGAAATTCAGCATATAAGGCCAAGTCCTCTCCAATGCAACAGGGCAATGAGTGGCATCAACAATTATACCCAGCACTGTAAGCCTCAAAATACCTTTCTGCATGACTCTTTCCAGAATGTGACTGCTGTCTGTGAGTTGCTCAGCATCACCTGCAAAAATGGTTTGCACAACTGCCACCAGAGCTTAAAGCCTGTCAACATGACTGACTGCAGACTCACTTCAGGAAATTATCCCCAGTGCCGCTACAGTACTGCTGCCAAATACAAATTCTTCATCATTGCCTGTGACCCCCCTCAGAAAGACGATCCCCCCTACAAGTTGGTTCCTGTACACTTAGATCGTATTTTTTAGGGCATccattgtttttcctttcatttgacATAACTTCTGTTACAATTGcatccactttttcttttcttttgttgatttCCTTGTTCccacagaagaaagaagaaaggtgttGGGAGAATGAGAGTGCCTAGGATACCAGACCAGAGTTGAGACAAAAGGAAATAAGATTATTTTGTGCTTTGTAGTTCTGTATGTTTTGAGAAAAGGGCTTagggaagaaagcaaagaaagattcAGATTTCCAACCCTACAACTTTTGCCAAGCTTTATTGCCCTGTGTTCACAGCAATAAAACCACTTCCTGCTGCATTctaaagagtgtgtgtgtttaagatCCCCTTTCAAAGCATTGTCTACTGGTATTCAAAGGAATACTGTTTTTTATCACTAGAAAACTTTTGAGGCCTCCCTGGGGACTCTACCATTTCCTTCCCCACAAGAAAGGAGAGTGTTTGGGATTTTGTAGCATTTCTTCAATTCAGCATATATGGCATATACTGCTCatgactttatatatatttttttgaaactaTTGTCTGTGTTTAATTGGAGGTAGTACTGATACCTCAAAGACAGTTGATACTTTCACACATAGATTCAAACACTGGCAACTGAAGGATCCTATATCTTTTCtattggtttctatttttaatcagataatgttttaaatgtaagataacactagtagtagtagtagtagggACAATAATTCACTGTAGTAGTCTTAGAGTCTATCCTCCCATTATCTATTGGAATGGACAAATAGAAAGCATTGATCTAGAAGAAAGCAGTAggccttggtggctcacacctgtaatcctagcactataggaggctgaggtgggcagctcacctgaggtcaggagttcaagaccagcctggccaacatggtgaaaccctgtctctactaaagatacaaaaaaattaaccaggcatggtggcagtgcctgtagcTGGCACAGAATGGattggaaggagaaaaaaaaggctgaggaaggagaattgcttgaacccaggaggcagaggttgcagtgagccaagattatgccactgcactccagcctgggcaacagaacaagactccagtctccaaaacaaaacaaaaaaagagagaaagagaaatgcactaggaagctggacatggtggctcacacctgtaatcccagcacattgggaggccgaggcaggtgatgacttgaggccaggagtttgagaccagcctggccaatgtggtgaaatcctgtctctactaaaaaaatacaaaaaattagctgtaggTAGTGgaaggagcctgtaatcccagctaatcaggagcctgaggcaagagaattgcttgaacctgggaagaaggctgcagtgagccgagattgcgccactgcattccagcctgggcgacagagtgaaactctgtctcaaaaaaaaaaaaaaaaagaaaagaaaagaaaaagagaaaaaagcactataaaactaaaaacattcTAGTCTTATGTCAGTACTGAAATACCACAGAAATGTTGGGGTTTCGGGACAGAACTTGAACTAAGTCACCTTCacagagggtgaggagggagacccaggcatttggGATTCCTTCTCCCTCTGTTATTCACTGTGCATCTCAATAGAAGAGAGAGTAAGCCAGCTGGCGCCTCTTTGCTCTGCTCTTTCCTGAAAACAACAGGgtaggccttggggaaactctccagaaggcactatttttacgtAATACAAAATCaacccagaaaccttttcacatgtgagtcctaaaactgtaaactggaaccctttcatatgtgattcctgaaactaaacagagaccttttcacatgtgggtcctaaaactgtaaacggGAActctttcatatgtgattcctgaaactgtaaacagagaccttttcacatgtgagtcctaaaactgtaaaccggaactCTTTCATATGtcattcctgaaactgtaaactaaaaccttttcacatttgagtcctaaaactatgaagctaagattcttccatgtgtaacatctaaagtataagcctatataaagactgaaccttcctttgttagatgagcttgGCTGTTAAgcacctatgccaccttgctcccagctgaaatgaattccttcctcctgtattccgTGTCCGAGAGATCCTTTCCCGCGGCCGCTCCTGCTACAAGGgaacttcagtttccttgtcAAACTCTAGAGTGATTGGGCTAGTGGCCAGGTGTAAATCCTAAGTGCAAGTGCTTTGTAGAGCGATGAGTCTTTAAGTAGCTGCCAAAGACAATGAAGTTTGGAAAGGCTACATATTGAAGTGTATTAATTACCTGCGCTGCAAAATGATTCTTTCCAAACCAGACTATTAGTTTAATAGATGTGCTAACTCAGCTCACCTTCCTTTATGCCACACATCTATGTCATATCTTAGGAACGAAGAATGGAATATAAGGTTTCAGGAGCCTGGATTCCAGGGTGATGACTGATCAAGGGCCCTCCCATTGAGAAGAGATTAGCAGGCCAGGGCAATATGACACCTAGGAAGGTGGGTATCCTATAGAGGGAATCCTACAGTAGGATTTGAGTGCTCTAACTCAAAGCAACTTTCAATTGTATTCAGCTTTAAGCTGCGCTGCATTTGCATTTTATTGTCTCAGGGTCTTCAAGTAAAGTGTGGTGGGATGGCGGGGAGGATCTGTGCTCATGTTTGGTATGAACAAGTATAGGAAAGTATACTTTCTGAAAGGAAAGGGGTTGAAGGAATTTATATACCATATGAACATTACCTGGAAATTGTCAGAGATTCTTAAAGGTAACTTAGTAAAACCAAACAACCCAATTGCTTAtgctattgttatttatttaaaaaaaaaatttattttgacaaaGAGTCTCAttgttgccagggtggagtgcaatggtgcaatctcggctcactgcaacctccgcctcccgggttcaagcgattctcctgcctcagcctcctgagtagctgggattacaggcacccaccaccacacccagctaatttttgtatttttagtagagatggggtttcaccattttggtcaggctggtctcaacctcctgacctcaggtgattcaccccactcggcctcccaaagtgctgggattacaggcatgagccaccatgcctggcaggtttttatttttttagggggAGAAtaagaatgaggaagaagaggaggggaaagaacaggaggaaggaaaggggagagagggTGAGGTAAGAGAAGGAacggaagaagaagaagaggaagtgaCAAAGAACTATGTGGCGCAATCTCggtcacatatttttattaacgATAACAAAGTAAATACTTTTGTGGATGAATCCTTTATAGGATAAAATGTGTTGACTTGTGGTCTTCTCGACTTGTCCTTTGGCTGTGTCTGAGGCAGGTGGCTAGAATTCAGGAGGAGGGAAGACACCTGGCAGGCAGAGAATTTTGAACTGGGGCTTCAGGAAAGTAATGAAATCAGGactaaaaaacatatatatttggcCCTCCCCTGTCTTCTATTAATAATCCTTTTTGTGCACTGTTTCAGTCTTGTTCTGTAATATACccatttcttctgcttttctttttcacactGTAAGTAGACAGTCATCTATTTTCATCttactttctaattttctcttaaatattatttattttttaagggatTCTGACTGATCACATAGATCAGACATGACCAATCGAACAGAGCCACATTGCAAAAAATAGCTTCCAGGAGCCTTTCTTGTGGACCATGCAGAAGAGCTGGTTAGAGAGAATTGCCCTTAGGACTGGGCAAATGGGGTCTCTGGCCTTGCCTGCTCCTTATGCACCCCCTTGCATCTTGAAATACCCTTCTCAACATTTTCTAAGTCTCCCATGAGTGGCTGCAGTCAGCCCAGGCTGGCAGTGCCTGGACTGAGATCCGCATGGGCTCCGTTCTGTTTCTCTCCTTTGGGACTGTCTCCCACCCTCAACCCTTCCTCCCAACACAGGAAGCCCTGAGGAGCTTCAGGACTCATGTCTGTAGTGTTGTCTTGGGGCCAGGACTGATTCCAGGAGAGTTAGCCCCGGTTAGAGATCTCATGGTTTCCAGAGAAGATGGGCTACATAGACAATTTGatacctttttttgagacagagtcttgccctgtcaccaggctggagtgcagtggtgtgatctcggctcactgcaacttctacctcccggttcaagcaattcacttgcctcagcatcccgagtagctgggactacaggtgcgcaccaccacgcccagctaatttttatattttagagacggtgtttccttatgtttgccaggatggtctcaatctcttgacctcgtgatcctcccgcctcggcctcccaaagtgctgggattacaggcgtgagccaccgtgcccagccaatacatttttttttaaccacacagTGTGGAAACAGAATTTGAATAACAATGTACTCTTGAGGAATAGAGGAAAGTTTAAGACTGGAGGATGTGAGACCAGTAAAAACATCAAAACCACTTTTACAGCTTTACTTAGTGAGTTAGGTATACTACTAAATGTAGTATAGAAAGACAAGGACAGACCTAGTCACGTtggttaaaattaatattttaattaattccatctgaaaagaaatcacacaatctaaaactgattttattgattttttgatacTTGAAATACTTCTTCAAGTCATCTTTTGaatttgtagttatttttgaaaatgcCATCTCATCTAGACAGTGCTAACACACACAAGAAAACGTTTGACCACATTTGAGGCAAGATTGCAAAATAGAACCCCACAAAAACCCAGGCGTGGGGATGGCAATGGCAGAGCCAAAGAGCCTCACAAGGAGAAGAAGCAGAAGCTTGTGGGGGTGGGGATCCTTCAGGAGCTCTTCATACTTGACGGATTTTGTCAAGTTTTTCCCTTGCTCTCTCTCATGAGCTCACTTCATTTTAAATGAGattaattacttttcaaaaattaaataatgcagGTAAATACAATGCACTAGTGGcatgcaaaagaaataaatattaagtgtttcatttacttaatgttttaaaataaataaaatttttaaaacattggggTCAGGTCGGGTGccgtggcacacccctgtaatcccaccactttgggaggccaaggcaagcagatcacctgaggttgggagttcaagaccagcctgaccaacatggagaaaccccgtctctactaaaaatacaaaattagccaggcgtggtggtgcatgcctgtaatcccagctactcgggaggctgaggcaagagaatcacttgtacctgggaggcagaggttgtggtgagctgagattgagccatgtactccagcctgggcaacaagagcaaaaactccatctcaaaaaaacaaaacaaaacaaaaaaaaacagattcacCTGCTGGAGTTCATCTCCTAGAAAGGGTAAGCACTCCTTTATTTATGGGGCAACAATGGTCTCTCCACAGGTCAGAGATGTCTTATGTGTCTCCAGGTGGCTGTGGTCCTTCTCTTCTTGATTGTGCCTGGTCCTCTCAAGGACCTAGTGtggtttcttcttcctctgccctCCTATTCAGGGCACTGTGCCTCCCTAGAGTTTCCCTGGCTATGCAGGGCTACACCTGGACGCTTCATCTTCACTTCCTGCTTCCATGCCCCAGATGAGGGTCCCCAGGAGTCCTATGGCAGGGAAGCTGAGAGGAGCCAGAAGCCAGAGCTGGTGAATGTGCAGATATGGAGGAAGCAAAACTCCAAGTGAGTGTGTAAAAGCTTCACTGAATGTTCTCATAAGATTAGCAGGAGGAAAACTGGGAAGCTTTGGAGCTAAGAACAAGGGTGAgataaagttaagaaaaaaaattgattaaggGAGACATATTTAGAAACTTgaagtttcctctttttttgtcttCCATTCTCATTTCTAGTAAGGAGTGAGATCCTCATTGCCACAGAAGTGTGGGAATAGACCTTCTCGCCTGCAGGTTTTCTTCCTTATGCAGAGCCCCCAGGGCTGAGGATTCACTCAAATTAGAAAATTGCAGCCTCTACCAACAACTATAAATGTAGTATATGAAGACAAGGACAGAACTAGACATGTTGGCCAAAAATAGGGcctttctctagttctgtgacCTTATCTAGAGCCAGACACAACTGTAAACAGGGGATCAAATGTAATGATTAAGTGCTGACAGACGCCAAAGGTAGTCTTTCAGTGGCTGTCAGGAAGgattgcccagaatggagtggaTTCACAGGCTAAGTACACTGGGAGCTATAACCAGCAAGATCCAGGAGAGAGCTACAGCTCCACAGCACTTAGTGAAGGAGGGGAGCTTTCTTCCTGAGTTACAACAATGACTAGGAAGTCAGGAAATCTAGGGTCTTGTCCCAGCTATGCCACTAACTAGCAACAGGCCATGTACAAGTCACTTGAAAGGCAAGAGTTACATTTGGTCAGGGATGACAAATGTGTGACACATACACCCTTCCCCCTCTCATGCCTTCAATAGAGGCTATTATTCAACCACATCACTGACCAGAATTTTTTTCTACAGTGTTTTGGGTAggcacttcctttttttttttttgagatagagttttgctcttgttgtccaggctggagtgaagcagcaccatctcagctcactgcaacctctgcctctcaggttcaagtgattctcctgcctcagcctccctagtagttgaaagtacaggtgcatgccaccacgccctgataatttttgtatttttagtagaaatgggatttcaccatgctggccaggctggtctcaaattcctgacctcaggtgatccacccatctcaccTAAAGTGCTACGATTATATGTTTGAGCCACGCCGCCTGACCGGCACTTCCAATTAGAGTTGGTATGCAAACTGAAATCTACTTGCTATCCCTCGATTCCATGCTCTCTAAAGTCACTTCCAGCTCTAAAATGTAAAGTTCTGAGTTTACAACTAAGAGGTGCCCATTTTTCTGATTTAGTAGTagctcactcaaaaaaaaaaatgaaaatagaaatttaggATCATAATTTCATTGACTCCTCTTCCCCGCCCTGAGGCTAAGCAGGATCTTTCTTAGGTTGCACTCACCTTCCTTCTGTGCCAGAGAATCATCTTATTTGAGCTTCACACCTCTGTCAGTTCACCCTTCATGGCAGTGTCCCAGGCTTTAGCTCCCTTTTGTCTAAAAAAGCCCACAGTTAACAGTTTCATGTTTGGCATCAAGGAATCTACAGGGAAAGGAGTTTTCTCAAGCCCCTAAAAGCCAAGTCAGAAGGGAAGGCATTTAATTACTCCATTCACCGTTCTTACTCCATTCACTATTCTCCAAAGCTAATCAGATTTACAGTTCTTACCCCTTGCTGAAAAGCGATGCCAGAAACAGTACCTGATAGAACCGCGACACAAATCAGATGTTTGCAACTGTGTTTTATTGAAAGGAAGAGTGGAGGAATAAACACGGGGCCCACCTCACAACCCACTCTTCACCCCCAAAATCACACAGGGGTGGGACTCAGGAGCGGGAAGCATGTGTGTGTTGAATAGGAGCCCTAACTGGAGTTATTTCTTTCACAGCAGtgaaggaagaggggagaggCATCTGTGGAAATGAAGAGGTTGAGGGAGGCGGGGTATCTCACTGCTCTGACTTTAGGTGGAGCCCTCCACTGAAGCATCGAAGTGGACGGGCACATACGGGTTCCCTTCACAGGCCACAATGATGTGTCTCTCCTTCTGGCTGGTCCGGTATGCACAGTTGGGGTACCTGGAGCCGTTTGTCAGGCGGCAGTCGGTGATACGCATGCTGGAGCTGCTCTTGTAGCAGTTGGGCTGCCCGTTCTTGCAGGTGACCTTTTCCTGGAAGCAGACATTCTGGACATCTACCAGGGGCTCGTGCACAAAGGTGTTCACTGGTTTGCACCGTCCCTGTGTCATATTCCGGCGCCTCATCATGTTGTTGCAGTAGGTGGGGTTGCTGCTGGGGGAACCATCTGAGTCCATGTGCTGCCGCTGGAACTTCTCGGCCCGGGATTCCTTGCCCAGGGAAGGCTTGGCCCAGCCCAGCACCAGCAGCACCAGGACTAACAGAGGGAGCAGGGCGAGGGACTTCTCCAGAGCCATGGTGGCCTCGCTTTCCTGGAAAAGCCTAACTGggtaaaggagaaagaaggaaaagaggcctcttaaaaaaagaactcCAGCTCCCACCTATGGCTTCCCTGGTTTAGTTTCTGTTTCAGATCAGCCAGAAAGGCGTCCGTCCCTCTTCCTGAGGGTTTTCGTGTAATAAGACACTCACGTGTACCCTTCTCCACGAGTGTTTTATTGCCACTCTCCAAATCAAGATCTTCTTCCTTTCTAGGTGGTGATCTATGAAGTGACCTAAAATCCTGTCAGTTACTATCTTTGAATACTGGAGTTTCTTTGATCCAAAATATATTGTACCCAGTGCTCAAATGGCTCATCAAAACATCAGTTTGAATAAATCATGAGCAAAATTGTATCCCCAACATCCAGgaccttgggtgacagagccttGTTGTCTTACAGCACAAGGGAACTCAGACCAGTGCTTGACACTGGCATCATAAAGGATTCCATTGTATTCCAACAAGAAATGCTGGCGAGCCCCCAGCTTGGGGGCTCCTTCTTCTCCAGTCCCATGGATGCTCTGCAGCCTGCATGTTACACCCTGACCTGCCTGCCCCCAGCTGATGTTGCCTGGGCCATATTTTGTCAACGCTAGCATCATCCAAGCTTTCTCAGTGCTGTGGACTGGCCCTGGCTCCCTCTTCTCCAACcctgaagcagaagcagaagcatcACCTGAGACCACCTCTTGGGCTGCTTACCTGGATCTCCAGCTTGGTAATGAAAGGTCAGCTTCTGCAGTCACTCAGCTGCTGAAGTGTGGACCTTATACAGATTACAAAGGGGTTTGGCTTCCAAAGAGGAAAAAGTGGGAGGAGCATCTCGGGCTCTGTTCAAATAAAATCAAGGACAGTGGGAGGAAGGAGTGGTAAATCACCCCGGCCACCAACTTTCCAGAGCTGCTGGAGAAAGAGTTAATTTTTGCCTATATTCTTCCTATGTGAACCACATCTGTCTGATGATTCACAAGGAGCAGCAGAGAAAGCCACTGCAGCACTGGTGCCCAAACCTGGCAAACTTGGGACAAAGTCCTTGTTACCTCTTTGTGGACCatgataaatttatattaaataaatgtatatgtctTTCACTTTTTAATCTGCCTTCTGTTATAGAGCCCCACCTTAGAACTTAAGACAGATAAGAAAGGTATTTCCTCCCCTACATTATCTAGATTTCTCCATGAAACACCCATCATGGCATAGACAAATTGGTTACTATCTTAAGTCAACATTGGTAGGAAAACTTTGAAAAGACAACTGAACTTACTTTTGGGGTCATGTGTCACTTGTCAAAAATATAACTCTGGAAAAACTGTAAAGTTGAGACATGGTTGGAAACCAAAGCCTCTTTGGACACCTTCAGACTGTTAGATGAAATAAAACCTTAGACAAATGTACATGAAATAAAACCTTAGACAAGTGTACATTTTAGctgagtttatttgagcaaagaagaacagaacaaaacagagcaaacaaaacaaaaacagttaaaaaatcaGGCAGCCCTTGGAACCAGAGCAAGGTCAGAGAACTCCAACCAATGACATAATCTGATAGCATCTATAGGAGACAGAAGAAGCATGGTACAGAGGC
Above is a window of Callithrix jacchus isolate 240 chromosome 8, calJac240_pri, whole genome shotgun sequence DNA encoding:
- the RNASE6 gene encoding ribonuclease K6, with product MVQHFPLLLLLLVLWGQVCPLHAIPKNLTKAQWFEIQHIRPSPLQCNRAMSGINNYTQHCKPQNTFLHDSFQNVTAVCELLSITCKNGLHNCHQSLKPVNMTDCRLTSGNYPQCRYSTAAKYKFFIIACDPPQKDDPPYKLVPVHLDRIF
- the RNASE1 gene encoding ribonuclease pancreatic, whose translation is MALEKSLALLPLLVLVLLVLGWAKPSLGKESRAEKFQRQHMDSDGSPSSNPTYCNNMMRRRNMTQGRCKPVNTFVHEPLVDVQNVCFQEKVTCKNGQPNCYKSSSSMRITDCRLTNGSRYPNCAYRTSQKERHIIVACEGNPYVPVHFDASVEGST